In Vigna angularis cultivar LongXiaoDou No.4 chromosome 8, ASM1680809v1, whole genome shotgun sequence, one DNA window encodes the following:
- the LOC108323298 gene encoding uncharacterized protein LOC108323298 → MAQALGRAVHVDEVFAQTHVRKGTNQFVDERSRKTHEDFSTRLSQVRSEHESAPTPDDASNADDDICRTQCWIDTVGGKKKGRVYGAGQLAANYTASRGGTLKHQPSSSTSTPDEVLQLRQELHERDQELTDLRAEFTNFKALVMTVLPQTSQDVWVAKKYHFSET, encoded by the exons atg gcacaggctctaggacgggcggtccatgttgatgaggtctttgcacagactcatgttcggaagggaactaatcaatttgttgatgaaagatctcggaagactcat gaagacttttctacgagactttcacaggttagatctgaacatgagtcagctcctacaccggatgatgccaGTAATGCAGATGATGACATCTGTAGGACGCAGTGCTGGATCGACaccgttggtgggaagaaaaagggacgagtgtatgGTGCGGGACagcttgctgcaaactatacagcatccagaggaggtactctgaagcaccagccttcttcttccaccagtaCTCCTGACGAGGTTCTTCAACTCAGGCAGGAACTCCATGAACGTGACCAGGAGCTCACTGATCTCAGAGCAGAGTTTACTAATtttaaggccctggtcatgacTGTCTTGCCTCAAACCTCACAGGAC
- the LOC108323299 gene encoding receptor-like protein EIX2, translating to MTSSFFILLFLYSLSMSTFGVCRGTVCVGSERETLLKLKHHLIDPSNRLSSWNASLNPNCCHWYGVLCNNVTSHVAELHLNTPLPLYDEILGYQLDEYVYEEALEKYYRRAFGGEINPCLVDLKHLNYLDFSGNLVYRKPFPSFIATMTSLTHLNLSYAGFMGNIPPQIGNLSNLLYLDLSFACKGTIPSQIGNLSNLLYLDLSYALNGRIPPQIGNLSNLLHLHLSGGYYDEESIFYENVDWLSSLSKLCYLQLSNTRSPVGGMPIPSFLGSMTNLIHLDLSYSGFMGNIPPQIGNLSNLLYLDLSYAANGTIPSQIGNLSNLLYLHLGGDYYYENVDWLSSLSKLCYLHLSYTRSVVGGMPIPSFLGSMTTLIHLDLSYSDFMGNIPLQIGNLSNLAYLDLSYAANGTIPSQIGNLSNLLYLDLGGDYFVGNDDWLSSLSKLEYLDLRGANLSQSFDFSYILQALPSLMTLQLSGCTLPPYNQPSFLKSSSLVTLDLSHISYPSTFSFVPKWLFGLKKLVYLSLFYNDFEGPIPDGLRNLTLLEKLHLTGNSFSYIPDWFYSSFPNLKILDLSQNNLHGTISDALGNMTSLIKLDLSYNKLEGPLPTSFGYLCNLRDISFSYLKLNQHINEILDILSPCIAHGLTTLEVQSSQLSGNLTDQFEVYKNLVTLDFSGNKIGGELPASLGKLSSLRNLDLSNNQLSGNPFQSLRSLSKLSSLDIDYNNFEGVVMENHLKNLNSLSEIYAAGNNLTLKVGPNWHPTFQLTSLDLSSWQLGPNFPSWIQSQDKLDYLAMSNTGIVDSIPCWFWNTFSQAHFLDLSHNHIHDFFCKSQEKPMKLEFLNLASNKLSGEIPNCWGIWPNLVDLNLQNNNFVGNIPQSMGSLTTLKSLQIRKNLLSGTFPTILKKTNKLIFLDLGENNFSGSIPAWVGESLLDVRVLILRSNRFSGYIPKTICDMSLLQVLDLAQNNLTGHIPTCFNSLKAMTMTNKSTTPLIFCDAISNISSSSYFTIVSVLLWLKGRGDEYKDFLGLVTSIDLSNNKLVGEIPRGITDLNGLLFLNLSHNQLSGHIPQNIGNMESLLSIDFSRNKLSGEIPPTITNLNFLSLLDLSYNHLNGKIPTGTQLQTFDASNFIGNNLCGQPLPINCSFNDKILRYDRNDKGSDRHGVNLFFVGMTFGFVVGFWIVVGPLVIFRSWRYAYFHFLDHVWFKLQYFF from the coding sequence ATGACTTCCTCCTTTTTCatccttctctttctttattcACTTTCTATGTCAACCTTCGGTGTGTGCAGAGGAACAGTGTGTGTTGGAAGTGAGAGAGAGACACTGTTGAAGTTGAAACATCATCTCATTGATCCTTCAAATAGACTTTCTTCTTGGAATGCTTCTCTCAATCCCAATTGTTGCCATTGGTATGGAGTTCTCTGCAACAACGTCACATCTCATGTTGCAGAGCTTCACCTCAACACTCCACTTCCTCTTTACGATGAAATCCTAGGTTATCAATTGGATGAATATGTTTATGAAGAAGCATTGGAAAAGTATTATAGACGGGCATTTGGTGGAGAGATAAATCCTTGTTTGGTTGATTTGAAGCATTTGAATTACTTGGATTTCAGCGGCAATCTAGTTTATAGGAAGCCATTTCCTTCTTTCATTGCAACAATGACTTCCTTAACTCACCTCAACCTTTCTTATGCTGGATTCATGGGGAACATTCCTCCTCAGATTGGAAATCTCTCAAATTTGCTCTATCTTGATTTAAGTTTTGCTTGCAAGGGAACAATTCCTTCCCAGATAGGGAATCTCTCCAATTTGTTGTACCTTGACCTCTCTTATGCTTTGAACGGAAGAATTCCTCCTCAGATAGGGAATCTCTCCAACTTGCTCCACCTCCACCTCAGCGGAGGATATTATGATGAAGAAtctatattttatgaaaatgttgATTGGCTGTCAAGTCTTTCTAAGCTTTGCTATCTTCAATTGAGCAACACTCGGTCACCTGTAGGAGGTATGCCAATTCCTTCTTTTCTTGGCTCAATGACCAACTTAATTCACTTGGACCTCTCTTATTCTGGATTTATGGGCAACATTCCTCCCCAGATTGGTAATCTTTCCAATTTACTCTATCTTGATTTAAGTTATGCTGCCAACGGAACAATTCCCTCTCAAATTGGAAATCTCTCCAACTTGCTCTACCTTCATCTTGGAGgtgattattattatgaaaatgttgATTGGTTGTCAAGTCTTTCCAAGCTTTGTTATCTTCACTTGAGCTACACTCGGTCAGTTGTAGGAGGTATGCCAATTCCTTCTTTTCTTGGTTCAATGACCACCTTAATTCACTTGGACCTCTCTTATTCTGATTTTATGGGCAACATTCCTCTCCAGATTGGTAATCTTTCCAATTTGGCGTATCTAGACTTAAGTTATGCTGCCAATGGAACTATTCCCTCTCAAATTGGAAATCTCTCCAACTTGCTCTACCTTGATCTTGGGGGTGATTATTTTGTTGGGAATGATGATTGGTTGTCAAGTCTTTCAAAACTTGAATATCTTGATTTGAGAGGTGCAAACTTATCCCAATCATTTGATTTTTCTTACATTCTGCAAGCTCTTCCTTCTTTGATGACCCTACAATTGTCAGGATGTACACTCCCTCCGTATAATCAACCCTCCTTTCTTAAGAGTTCGTCTCTCGTTACTCTTGATCTTTCCCATATTTCTTATCCTTCTACATTTTCTTTTGTTCCAAAGTGGCTATTTGGATTGAAAAAACTTGtttatctttctttattttataatgactTTGAAGGTCCAATTCCAGATGGTCTTCGAAACCTCACACTACTTGAAAAGCTTCACTTGACAGGAAATTCATTCTCATATATACCTGATTGGTTTTATAGTAGTTTTCCTAATCTAAAGATCTTGGACCTATCACAAAACAACTTGCATGGGACTATTTCTGATGCCTTAGGAAATATGACTTCTCTGATTAAACTTGATTTGTCTTACAATAAACTGGAAGGTCCACTTCCAACTTCTTTTGGTTATCTATGCAACTTAAGGGATATAAGTTTCTCATATCTCAAACTCAACCAGcatattaatgaaattttagatattcTTTCACCGTGTATTGCCCATGGACTGACAACACTTGAAGTTCAAAGTTCTCAACTTTCAGGTAATCTGACTGACCAATTTGAAGTTTATAAAAATCTTGTCACACTAGATTTTAGTGGAAACAAAATTGGTGGAGAACTTCCAGCATCGCTTGGAAAACTTTCATCACTGAGAAATCTTGATTTGTCCAATAATCAGCTTAGTGGAAATCCATTTCAAAGTCTTAGATCACTCTCTAAATTGTCATCTCTTGATattgattataataattttgaaggTGTTGTCATGGAAAATCATCTCAAAAATCTTAATAGCTTGAGTGAAATTTATGCAGCAGGAAACAATTTGACTTTAAAAGTGGGTCCCAATTGGCATCCTACTTTTCAACTTACTTCTTTGGATCTGAGTTCTTGGCAATTAGGTCCTAACTTTCCTTCATGGATTCAATCACAAGACAAACTTGATTATTTAGCGATGTCTAATACAGGGATTGTAGATTCTATTCCCTGTTGGTTCTGGAACACATTTTCTCAAGCTCATTTTCTAGATCTCTCTCATAATCATATCCATGATTTTTTTTGCAAAAGTCAAGAGAAGCCCATGAAATTAGAATTTCTCAATCTTGCATCAAATAAATTATCAGGAGAAATACCTAATTGTTGGGGCATTTGGCCAAATCTAGTggatttaaatttacaaaacaatAATTTTGTTGGGAACATTCCCCAATCCATGGGTTCCTTGACAACGCTAAAGTCATTACAGATACGTAAAAACTTGCTCTCAGGAACATTTCCAACAATTTTGAAGAAGACCAACAAATTGATTTTTTTGGATcttggagaaaataatttttcaggATCAATTCCAGCATGGGTTGGTGAAAGTCTTTTAGATGTAAGGGTTCTTATCCTTCGATCAAATAGATTCTCAGGTTACATTCCTAAAACAATATGTGATATGAGTCTTCTTCAGGTGTTAGACCTTGCACAAAACAATTTGACTGGACATATACCTACTTGTTTTAATAGCTTGAAGGCCATGACCATGACAAACAAAAGTACAACTCCTCTTATCTTTTGTGATGCTATAAGCAATATATCTAGCTCTTCATATTTTACTATAGTCAGCGTTCTTCTTTGGTTGAAAGGAAGAGGAGATGAATACAAAGACTTTCTCGGGTTGGTAACAAGCATCGATTTGTCAAATAACAAATTAGTTGGAGAAATACCGAGAGGGATCACAGATTTAAATggtttgttatttttgaacttGTCTCACAACCAACTTAGTGGTCACATTCCACAAAACATTGGTAATATGGAATCGTTGTTGTCCATTGATTTCTCAAGAAATAAACTTTCTGGTGAAATCCCTCCAACCATTACAAATTTGAACTTTCTAAGCTTGCTAGACTTGTCTTATAATCATTTGAATGGAAAAATTCCAACAGGAACTCAGTTGCAAACCTTTGATGCCTCCAACTTTATTGGCAACAATCTCTGCGGCCAACCACTACCCATCAATTGCAGCTTCAATGACAAAATTCTTCGCTATGATCGCAATGACAAAGGGAGTGATAGGCATGGAGTGAACTTATTTTTTGTGGGCATGACATTTGGATTTGTGGTGGGATTTTGGATAGTAGTTGGTCCTTTGGTCATTTTTAGATCATGGCGTTATGCCTATTTTCATTTCCTTGATCATGTGTGGTTCAaacttcaatattttttctaa